Proteins encoded by one window of Caminicella sporogenes DSM 14501:
- a CDS encoding M1 family metallopeptidase — MKVFSSRAIRKIVNNLKHKKMFMIFITAAIFIFIIGIGIYRIKMSNYTVFEEIISKIQKLNEYEIDAVYYDEEKIIEGTEKIIYVNNTNKTLDSLYFHIYPNVFKKRDTVPFDKNEIEIAYINGFEPGYINIKSVKSTKEGLSYLIIGKGNSILKVKLNEGLEPEDSIKIYINFMVKIPPASGRFGYGKNTINIANWYPIAAVIDNSGWNLEPYYSIGDPFYSDVSNYRVTMTMPQNYIIASTGDLIKRESIEGNYKWSFEAKKVRDFAMIASSKYKIAEDDVDGIAVRSYYFDDESAEISLNAAKDAIKIFNKIFGKYPYKHFSVAASDFFIGGMEYPKLVFIDEGMYKGNDEILEYIIVHETAHQWWYGLVGNNEVKEAWLDEALTEYSTLLYYENKYGKEVKNKVYKEIILGGYNRFRSSIRDNKEVLLKDLGKFNNSREYHALVYCKGAMFFESLRRELGDKVFFDILKVYYDKYKYKNATTEDFIKLCEIVSDRELKSFFNKWLLGQKE; from the coding sequence ATGAAAGTATTTAGTAGTAGAGCTATCAGAAAAATAGTTAATAACTTAAAACACAAAAAAATGTTTATGATTTTTATTACAGCAGCAATATTTATTTTTATTATTGGTATAGGTATATACCGAATAAAAATGAGTAATTATACAGTTTTTGAGGAAATAATATCAAAAATACAAAAACTAAATGAATATGAAATTGATGCGGTATACTATGATGAAGAAAAGATTATAGAAGGTACAGAAAAGATTATATATGTAAATAATACAAATAAAACTTTAGACAGTCTATATTTTCATATTTATCCCAATGTTTTTAAGAAAAGAGATACAGTTCCTTTTGATAAAAATGAAATAGAGATTGCTTATATTAATGGTTTTGAACCGGGATATATAAATATAAAATCAGTAAAATCTACAAAAGAGGGTTTAAGTTATTTGATAATAGGAAAGGGAAATTCCATATTAAAAGTAAAATTGAACGAAGGATTAGAACCTGAAGATAGTATAAAAATATATATAAATTTCATGGTTAAAATACCTCCAGCTTCTGGAAGATTTGGATATGGGAAAAATACTATAAATATAGCAAATTGGTATCCTATAGCAGCTGTTATAGATAATTCGGGATGGAATCTTGAGCCATATTATTCTATAGGTGATCCTTTTTATAGTGATGTAAGTAATTATAGAGTAACTATGACTATGCCGCAAAATTATATAATAGCTTCAACTGGGGACCTTATTAAAAGAGAAAGCATAGAAGGTAACTATAAATGGAGTTTTGAAGCGAAAAAAGTAAGGGATTTTGCTATGATAGCAAGTAGCAAATATAAAATAGCAGAAGATGATGTGGATGGAATAGCAGTTAGAAGTTATTATTTTGATGATGAGTCTGCTGAAATTTCTCTAAATGCTGCAAAAGATGCAATAAAGATATTTAATAAAATTTTTGGAAAATATCCTTATAAACATTTTTCAGTTGCAGCTTCAGATTTTTTTATAGGTGGTATGGAATATCCAAAGCTTGTATTTATAGATGAAGGTATGTATAAAGGGAATGATGAAATATTAGAATATATAATTGTTCATGAAACAGCTCATCAGTGGTGGTATGGGCTTGTAGGTAATAATGAAGTTAAAGAAGCTTGGCTTGATGAAGCATTAACTGAATATTCGACTTTATTGTATTATGAAAATAAATATGGAAAGGAAGTAAAAAACAAAGTATATAAGGAAATTATTTTAGGAGGATATAATAGGTTTAGAAGCAGCATAAGAGATAATAAAGAAGTATTATTAAAGGATTTGGGTAAATTTAATAATTCTAGGGAATATCATGCACTTGTATATTGTAAAGGAGCTATGTTTTTTGAATCTTTAAGAAGAGAATTAGGGGATAAAGTTTTTTTTGATATTTTAAAGGTATATTATGATAAATATAAATACAAAAATGCTACTACTGAAGATTTTATAAAACTTTGTGAGATTGTTTCAGATAGAGAATTAAAAAGTTTTTTTAACAAATGGCTTCTTGGACAAAAAGAATAA
- a CDS encoding GNAT family N-acetyltransferase — protein MMGDKTKIRKLERKDVDKMIEWGKHDEPIFYHYNFPYLSEKERDLWFKIKTKKFTKKCFAIENLNGELIGYISLRNIKFFKRESELGIVFNPDVINKGYGTDALNKFLDIYFTKEKMKTLFLKVGKFNKRAIRCYEKCGFEIINEVYEEFEEQGLSEEIKKEIVEKYKDFDLKDNKLMTTYYYMKITKEKYIIHKNNLELLITL, from the coding sequence ATGATGGGGGATAAGACAAAAATAAGAAAACTTGAAAGAAAAGATGTTGATAAGATGATAGAATGGGGAAAACATGATGAACCTATATTTTATCATTATAACTTTCCCTATCTGTCAGAGAAAGAAAGAGATTTATGGTTTAAGATAAAAACTAAAAAATTTACAAAAAAATGTTTTGCCATAGAAAATTTAAATGGAGAATTAATAGGATATATTTCTTTAAGAAATATTAAATTTTTTAAGAGAGAAAGCGAATTAGGTATAGTATTTAATCCAGATGTTATAAACAAGGGATATGGAACAGACGCTTTGAATAAATTTTTAGATATTTATTTTACTAAAGAAAAAATGAAAACTCTATTTCTTAAAGTTGGAAAATTTAATAAACGTGCTATACGCTGTTATGAAAAATGTGGATTTGAAATAATAAATGAAGTTTATGAAGAATTTGAAGAACAAGGATTAAGTGAGGAAATAAAAAAAGAAATTGTGGAAAAATATAAAGATTTTGATTTAAAAGATAATAAATTAATGACAACATATTATTATATGAAGATAACAAAGGAAAAATACATAATCCACAAAAATAATTTAGAATTGTTGATAACTCTGTGA
- a CDS encoding ATP-binding protein — protein MKNDFFIKKILLEYEKKRDRAQRELEYRKSQVYEIIPRIKEIDEEISKTGIKISKAILQNTDNYLEKVNEIKEYTKKLKQEKAILLTENNIPLNFLEIQYECSKCKDSGFLDSGEKCNCFKQKLIDKAYEMSNISHLLKEENFKNFNIDLFSDEKFEDENLSPKQNMLKILNICEGFVFNFDKKNDENLLFYGSTGLGKTYLCNCIAKSLLDKGKIVIYQTAFKILEILEEYKFNSNQSPEIKLSYELLFDCDLLIIDDLGTELANKFTNIEIFNIINSRLIQNKKTIISTNLSPADIIKIYGERTASRIFGKFTILKFYGPDLRWEIKAK, from the coding sequence ATGAAAAACGATTTTTTTATAAAAAAAATACTTTTAGAATATGAAAAAAAAAGAGATAGAGCTCAAAGAGAACTTGAATACAGAAAATCACAAGTTTATGAAATAATTCCCAGAATAAAAGAAATAGATGAGGAAATATCTAAAACAGGTATAAAAATATCAAAAGCTATACTTCAAAATACTGATAATTATCTTGAAAAAGTCAATGAAATAAAAGAATATACAAAAAAATTAAAACAAGAAAAAGCTATTCTCCTCACTGAAAACAATATACCTTTAAATTTTTTAGAAATCCAATATGAATGTAGTAAATGTAAAGACAGTGGTTTTTTAGATAGCGGTGAAAAATGCAATTGCTTTAAACAAAAGTTAATAGATAAAGCTTATGAAATGTCTAATATTTCTCATCTGCTTAAAGAAGAAAATTTTAAAAATTTCAATATAGATTTATTTTCTGACGAAAAATTTGAAGATGAAAATCTTTCACCAAAACAAAATATGCTTAAAATATTAAATATATGTGAAGGTTTTGTATTTAATTTTGACAAAAAAAATGATGAAAATTTATTATTTTATGGTTCAACTGGACTTGGAAAAACTTATCTATGCAACTGCATAGCAAAGTCACTTCTCGATAAAGGTAAAATAGTTATCTATCAAACTGCATTTAAAATACTTGAAATACTCGAAGAATACAAATTTAACAGTAATCAGTCTCCTGAAATTAAACTGAGTTATGAACTTTTATTTGATTGTGACTTGCTTATAATAGATGACCTCGGAACAGAACTTGCAAATAAATTCACTAATATTGAAATATTTAATATAATAAATTCTAGACTTATACAAAATAAAAAAACTATTATTTCAACAAATCTCTCTCCTGCTGATATTATTAAAATTTATGGAGAGAGAACTGCGTCCAGAATTTTTGGCAAATTTACTATTTTAAAATTTTATGGACCTGATTTAAGATGGGAAATAAAGGCAAAATAA
- a CDS encoding adenylosuccinate synthase, producing MSTVVIVGAQWGDEGKGKIIDFLASEADVVVRGQGGNNAGHTVVVGDKKYALHLIPSGILYSETINVIGNGVVFDPEGFLNEVEKLEKEGISTKNIKISDRVHVIFPYHKLLDELAENARGDKKIGTTKKGIGPCYMDKVERSGIRICDMMDKEEFIEKVTKQIERKNEIIQKIYGGKPVNKDEIINKYLEYAEKIRPYVADTSVIVYESIKQNKKVLFEGAQGTFLDIDLGTYPYVTSSHPTSGGFAVGSGIGPNMIEEVLGIAKAYTTRVGKGPFVTEQDNEIGDRIRIQGNEFGTTTGRPRRCGWLDAVMLKYSARVNGMTSLALMLLDVLTGFEKIKICTAYKFKGELIKDFPASLKTLSECEPVYEELDGWNEDITSAATFEELPVNAQKYINKIEELVEIPVKIISVGPKRSQTIVRDKIFR from the coding sequence ATGTCAACAGTTGTTATAGTAGGTGCACAATGGGGAGATGAAGGAAAAGGTAAAATAATAGATTTTTTGGCTTCTGAGGCAGATGTAGTTGTTAGAGGTCAAGGTGGTAATAATGCAGGGCATACAGTAGTAGTTGGGGATAAGAAGTATGCATTACATTTAATACCATCAGGTATATTATACTCTGAAACTATAAATGTAATAGGTAATGGTGTAGTTTTTGATCCAGAAGGTTTTTTAAATGAAGTAGAAAAACTTGAAAAAGAAGGTATTAGTACAAAGAATATAAAAATAAGTGATAGAGTTCATGTAATATTCCCATATCATAAATTACTTGATGAACTTGCGGAAAATGCTAGAGGAGATAAAAAAATAGGAACTACTAAAAAAGGTATAGGACCTTGCTATATGGATAAAGTAGAAAGGTCTGGGATAAGAATTTGTGATATGATGGATAAAGAAGAATTTATAGAAAAAGTTACAAAGCAGATAGAAAGAAAAAATGAAATAATCCAAAAGATATATGGAGGAAAGCCAGTTAACAAAGATGAAATAATAAATAAATATCTTGAATATGCTGAAAAGATAAGACCGTATGTGGCTGATACATCTGTAATTGTATATGAGAGTATAAAACAAAACAAAAAAGTGTTGTTTGAAGGTGCACAAGGAACTTTTTTAGATATAGATTTAGGAACTTATCCATATGTAACTAGTTCTCATCCTACTTCTGGGGGATTTGCAGTTGGTTCAGGGATAGGACCAAATATGATAGAAGAAGTATTGGGAATAGCAAAGGCATATACAACAAGAGTTGGTAAAGGACCATTTGTTACAGAACAAGATAATGAAATTGGAGATAGAATTAGAATTCAGGGAAATGAGTTCGGCACAACTACAGGAAGACCAAGAAGATGTGGATGGCTTGATGCTGTCATGTTAAAGTATTCTGCTAGAGTAAATGGAATGACAAGTTTAGCTTTAATGCTTTTAGATGTACTTACAGGATTTGAAAAAATAAAGATATGTACTGCTTATAAGTTTAAAGGGGAGCTTATAAAAGATTTTCCTGCAAGTTTAAAAACACTTTCTGAGTGTGAACCAGTTTATGAAGAACTTGATGGTTGGAATGAAGATATAACAAGTGCTGCTACATTTGAAGAATTACCGGTAAATGCACAAAAATATATTAATAAGATTGAAGAATTAGTAGAAATTCCAGTTAAAATAATTTCAGTAGGACCAAAGAGAAGTCAGACAATAGTTAGAGATAAAATATTTAGATAG
- a CDS encoding DnaD domain-containing protein gives MNFIKRTTDIDFGQTPIENIFINDFMPMANGTYVKVYLLGYKYANDRDENLIVDNKTIAKHLNIPLEDVLGAWDFWEQKGIIKKIKKNNGDESDFIVEFLSLRQLYIDNNYKPNTPQKSKNPISNSNKQYKCSPEDLIEANKIPEIKNMFYQIDQIMRRQLFPNERITVLDWIYNFNMDPDIIIKAFEYCIDKKNIKSIRYVGGVIKNWYDNGIIDMNKLEEYLEKTDKKFIYYDKIFKALGFNFRQPSKAEKEVMDIWIDKWGFSLDLILKACENSKKTSNPSINYINSILQAWKKDGITTTEEVEKKELQIKETKSNNSSKSKQLKSNKFQNFKQRFDKYSNEELEKILGIKK, from the coding sequence ATGAACTTTATAAAAAGAACTACTGATATCGATTTTGGACAAACACCAATAGAAAATATATTTATAAATGATTTTATGCCAATGGCTAATGGAACATATGTAAAGGTATATCTTCTAGGATATAAATATGCAAATGATAGAGATGAAAATTTAATAGTAGACAATAAAACCATTGCTAAACACTTAAATATTCCTTTAGAAGATGTTCTCGGCGCTTGGGATTTTTGGGAACAAAAAGGCATTATAAAAAAAATAAAAAAAAATAATGGCGATGAAAGTGATTTTATAGTTGAATTTTTATCTTTAAGACAACTTTATATAGATAACAACTATAAACCTAATACCCCTCAAAAAAGTAAAAATCCTATTTCAAATTCAAATAAACAATACAAATGTTCACCAGAAGATTTAATAGAAGCTAACAAAATACCAGAAATTAAAAATATGTTTTATCAAATAGACCAAATTATGAGAAGACAGTTATTTCCAAATGAAAGAATTACAGTACTTGACTGGATTTATAATTTTAACATGGACCCTGACATCATCATAAAAGCTTTTGAATACTGCATAGATAAAAAAAATATTAAAAGCATACGATATGTTGGAGGAGTAATAAAAAATTGGTATGATAATGGAATCATTGATATGAATAAGTTAGAAGAATATCTTGAAAAAACAGATAAAAAATTTATATATTATGATAAAATTTTCAAAGCTCTTGGATTTAATTTCAGACAGCCGTCAAAAGCTGAAAAGGAAGTCATGGATATATGGATAGATAAATGGGGATTTTCTTTAGATTTAATCCTCAAAGCATGTGAAAATTCTAAAAAAACTTCTAATCCAAGTATAAATTATATAAATAGTATCCTTCAAGCATGGAAAAAAGATGGAATAACTACTACTGAAGAAGTAGAAAAAAAAGAACTTCAAATAAAAGAAACTAAATCAAACAATTCTTCTAAATCAAAACAACTTAAAAGCAATAAATTCCAAAATTTCAAACAAAGATTTGACAAATATTCAAATGAAGAACTTGAAAAAATTTTGGGAATAAAAAAATAA
- the dnaB gene encoding replicative DNA helicase, giving the protein MELELLGKVPPHNIEAEQSVLGAMILDKDAIITVTEILKADDFYKEAHREIYEAILDIYNRNEPVDLVTLSEELRQRGTLDALGGVTYLSDLSTSGILTSNAKYYAKIVSEKSLLRKLIHVSTQIAQKGYESEEAEALLDLAEKSIFDISQKRNQEGFTHIKDVLLDTFDKIEQLYTNKGGITGLTTGFVDLDRKTSGLQKSDLILIAARPSMGKTAFSINICQNAAIRAKASVAIFSLEMSKEQLVQRMLSSEAHIEIQKIRNGTLSEDEWPKLASAMGPLAKAKIFIDDTPGINVMEIRAKCRRLKMEHGLDLIMIDYLQLMSSHGRAESRQQEISKISRALKILAREMDCPVIALSQLSRAPELRADHRPILSDLRESGAIEQDADVVMFLYRDEYYHPDSDRKNIGEVIIAKQRNGPTGTVELAWLGQYTKFANLEKYRE; this is encoded by the coding sequence ATGGAATTAGAACTTTTAGGAAAAGTACCACCTCATAATATAGAGGCAGAACAATCTGTTTTAGGAGCAATGATTTTAGATAAAGATGCAATAATAACTGTAACGGAAATTTTGAAAGCAGATGATTTTTATAAAGAAGCTCATAGAGAAATATATGAAGCTATTTTAGATATTTATAATAGAAATGAACCTGTAGATTTAGTTACTTTATCTGAAGAATTGAGACAGAGAGGAACTTTAGATGCATTAGGTGGAGTAACATATCTTTCTGATTTATCAACATCAGGTATATTAACTTCAAATGCAAAATATTATGCAAAAATAGTATCAGAAAAGTCATTACTTAGAAAGCTTATACATGTTTCAACACAAATAGCTCAAAAGGGTTATGAATCGGAAGAAGCTGAAGCACTGCTTGATTTAGCTGAAAAGAGTATATTTGATATTTCGCAAAAAAGAAATCAAGAAGGCTTTACTCATATAAAAGATGTATTGTTAGATACATTTGACAAAATAGAACAGCTTTATACAAATAAAGGTGGAATAACAGGACTTACAACTGGATTTGTAGATTTGGATAGAAAGACTTCAGGACTTCAAAAATCAGATTTAATATTGATTGCAGCAAGACCATCTATGGGTAAAACTGCATTTTCAATAAATATATGTCAGAATGCTGCTATAAGAGCAAAAGCTTCAGTAGCTATATTTAGTCTTGAGATGTCTAAAGAACAATTGGTACAGCGTATGCTTAGTTCTGAAGCACATATAGAAATTCAAAAAATCAGAAACGGTACATTAAGTGAAGATGAATGGCCTAAATTAGCAAGTGCAATGGGACCTTTAGCTAAGGCTAAAATATTTATAGATGATACGCCCGGGATTAATGTAATGGAGATAAGGGCAAAATGTAGAAGATTGAAAATGGAACATGGTTTAGATTTAATAATGATAGATTATTTGCAGCTTATGTCTTCACATGGACGAGCAGAAAGTAGACAGCAGGAAATTTCTAAAATATCAAGGGCATTAAAGATATTAGCTAGAGAGATGGACTGTCCGGTTATTGCATTATCTCAGCTTTCACGTGCTCCAGAACTTAGGGCAGATCATAGACCTATTCTTTCAGATTTAAGAGAATCAGGAGCTATAGAACAAGATGCCGATGTAGTTATGTTTTTATATAGAGATGAGTATTATCATCCAGATTCAGATAGGAAAAATATTGGAGAAGTGATTATAGCTAAGCAGCGTAATGGTCCTACTGGAACAGTTGAACTTGCTTGGCTTGGGCAGTATACTAAATTTGCAAATCTTGAGAAATATAGAGAATAA
- the rplI gene encoding 50S ribosomal protein L9 — protein MKVILLKDVKGTGKKGEVVNVSDGHARNFLIPRGLAKEATKGNLRELENQKAAQKKKEERELAEAKALAEKISSITLKFKGKAGEGGKLFGSITSKDIALELKNKYKINIDKRKIILNSPIKELGARFVEVKIYPDVTAKLKVEVTAE, from the coding sequence ATGAAAGTTATTCTATTAAAAGATGTTAAGGGAACAGGTAAAAAGGGAGAAGTAGTAAATGTAAGTGATGGGCATGCGAGAAACTTCCTTATTCCAAGGGGATTAGCTAAAGAAGCTACAAAGGGTAATTTAAGAGAATTAGAAAATCAAAAGGCAGCTCAAAAGAAAAAAGAAGAAAGAGAATTGGCTGAAGCTAAAGCTTTAGCAGAAAAAATATCAAGTATTACTTTAAAGTTTAAAGGTAAAGCTGGTGAAGGCGGAAAATTATTTGGGTCAATCACTTCTAAAGATATAGCATTAGAACTTAAAAATAAGTACAAAATAAATATAGATAAGAGAAAAATAATTTTAAATAGTCCTATTAAAGAACTTGGAGCTAGATTTGTTGAAGTGAAGATTTATCCAGATGTAACTGCGAAATTAAAAGTTGAAGTTACAGCAGAATAA